TTTTCCCCTAGCACAGTAAAGGTTGGAAGTTTTTTAGTTATTGCTGAGCTTGTATTTATTTCGTTTAATGCTTGAATAGGTCCTACTTTTTTATTCACATTCACACCATAATCAATTGTTTCAGAAACAACCATAACTCCCACGATTAACATAAGCATAGTTGCTGCTGATGCAACAAGTTTCTTAAAGTTAAGCTTAGAATAAAATCCTACTCTATATCCCACAAATCCTATCATTGCGCCTAATGTATTAGATATTACGTCCATAATATCAAATGTACCCAAGAAAGTTAAAGATTGCAACACTTCTAAAAATAAAATCACTGATATAAATAATGCTATAAACTTTCTAAAACGCACTGGATACATCAATGGAATTACTATTCCAAAAGGGATAAAGGCAGCAATGTTTCCAAAATCGTATAACCATGACATAGTTAGTTCTGGAAACCTTAGTGGGATTCCTTCTGGGACAATCATAAATGTATACTGATTATAATCGCTTCTTTGATCTATTCTATTAAACCCCAAGAACATGAAATACAATACTAAAATTGTATATACAACGGTTCCTATAAGAATATATATACGTAATTTATCCTTCATAACCTCGGAACTATTCGCTAACACTTCATTGCCCTTTAGGATTTCTTCTTGTTCGTTTTTCACAATCAAAATCTCCTTTCAAATAATATCACAGACTTTATCTCTTTTATTAGAGTATGACCCCCGGAGATGTGTATTCCACCTATCTTGTCAACTCAACCTCTTGTCATCAAATAAATCTCATCAACCTACCCGTTATCTAATCTATCCACTCAACCCT
This genomic interval from Herbinix luporum contains the following:
- a CDS encoding VanZ family protein, which encodes MKNEQEEILKGNEVLANSSEVMKDKLRIYILIGTVVYTILVLYFMFLGFNRIDQRSDYNQYTFMIVPEGIPLRFPELTMSWLYDFGNIAAFIPFGIVIPLMYPVRFRKFIALFISVILFLEVLQSLTFLGTFDIMDVISNTLGAMIGFVGYRVGFYSKLNFKKLVASAATMLMLIVGVMVVSETIDYGVNVNKKVGPIQALNEINTSSAITKKLPTFTVLGEKVQPKFNLFSSEDGMDKEYLFNLEKKSLWFYANCGIPDNEVYEGSVKIMINGQEWVQFSDKDEDKHILKVKSYFDGEIEDVKIIVTGNAKVWDVSIAEIKHWWE